Proteins co-encoded in one Saprospira grandis genomic window:
- a CDS encoding bifunctional nuclease family protein translates to MKKVELEIVALSHSLAQSQNYAVVLGEMGGSRRLPIVIGGFEAQAIAVAMEGMQASRPMTHDLFRNTIETLNVELQEVIISNLVDGIFYANLVFIQNGKTIEIDSRSSDALALAVRFDCPVYTYEFILEQAGIVLEEETEREMEEAKNRRQEQQKSRSLEDLSLEELERKLDEVLQAENYEQAAKIRDEMNRRGSN, encoded by the coding sequence ATGAAAAAAGTAGAGTTAGAAATTGTCGCCCTTTCGCATAGTTTGGCCCAATCGCAGAATTATGCCGTAGTTTTAGGCGAAATGGGGGGCAGCCGTCGTTTGCCCATTGTTATCGGAGGATTTGAGGCCCAGGCTATTGCTGTGGCCATGGAGGGCATGCAAGCCAGCCGTCCTATGACCCATGACCTGTTCCGCAATACCATTGAGACCCTCAATGTAGAACTTCAGGAGGTTATTATTAGTAATTTGGTGGATGGTATTTTTTATGCCAATTTGGTGTTTATCCAGAATGGCAAAACCATAGAAATTGACTCTAGAAGTTCGGATGCTTTGGCCCTGGCGGTCCGCTTTGATTGCCCAGTATATACCTATGAGTTTATCTTGGAGCAGGCGGGTATTGTGCTAGAGGAAGAAACCGAAAGAGAGATGGAAGAGGCCAAAAACCGTCGTCAGGAACAACAAAAAAGCCGTTCATTAGAAGATTTGAGCCTAGAAGAACTAGAGCGCAAGCTCGATGAGGTTTTGCAGGCCGAAAACTATGAGCAGGCGGCAAAGATCCGAGATGAAATGAATCGCCGAGGAAGCAACTAA
- a CDS encoding bifunctional 3,4-dihydroxy-2-butanone-4-phosphate synthase/GTP cyclohydrolase II: MSGNQQNESLDRKLDSIEAAIQDIRDGKIIIVVDDEDRENEGDFICAAEKITPELVNFMATHGRGLICTPLTEDRCRELNLKPMVQTNTSHHETAFTISVDLIGHGCSTGISAYDRSTGIRLLTDPNTSWTDYARPGHIFPLIAKDGGVLRRAGHTEAAVDLARLAGLAPAGVLVEILNEDGTMARLPDLMKVAERFDLKIISIADLIKYRVENEKLVERLIDVQMPTEYGDFQLIAFEDKTRNETHLALKKGDWKADEPVLVRVHSSCQTGDILGSLRCDCGPQLHAAMKQIEAEGKGLLLYIMQEGRGIGLLNKLKAYKLQEQGYDTVEANLMLGFKADERDYGIGAQILRELKISKMRLMTNNPTKRIGLIGYGLEIVENVELEIEPNEHNEFYLFTKRDKMGHSILEKKKS, encoded by the coding sequence ATGTCTGGCAACCAACAAAACGAAAGCTTGGATAGAAAACTGGATAGTATTGAAGCTGCCATTCAGGATATTCGCGACGGAAAAATCATTATTGTAGTCGATGATGAGGACCGTGAAAATGAAGGGGATTTTATCTGCGCCGCAGAAAAAATTACTCCAGAACTGGTCAACTTTATGGCCACTCATGGCCGTGGCCTCATCTGTACGCCCCTCACCGAGGACCGCTGTAGAGAACTCAATCTCAAACCCATGGTCCAAACCAATACCTCGCATCATGAAACGGCCTTTACCATTTCTGTCGACCTGATTGGCCATGGTTGCAGCACGGGAATTTCAGCCTACGACCGCTCTACCGGAATTCGCCTGCTTACCGACCCTAATACGAGCTGGACCGATTATGCCCGCCCAGGCCATATCTTCCCACTTATCGCTAAAGATGGAGGCGTTTTGCGCCGTGCTGGACATACCGAGGCGGCTGTAGACCTCGCTCGCTTGGCTGGCTTGGCTCCCGCTGGCGTTTTGGTCGAAATCCTCAATGAAGATGGGACCATGGCCCGCCTACCCGATTTGATGAAGGTGGCCGAACGCTTCGACCTTAAAATTATTTCTATTGCCGACTTGATCAAGTACCGAGTAGAAAACGAAAAGTTGGTAGAGCGCCTCATTGATGTGCAAATGCCTACCGAATACGGCGATTTTCAATTGATCGCTTTTGAAGATAAGACCAGAAATGAAACGCATTTGGCCCTCAAAAAAGGCGACTGGAAGGCCGATGAACCCGTTTTGGTTCGGGTGCACTCTTCTTGCCAAACTGGCGATATCTTGGGCTCTCTCCGCTGCGATTGTGGCCCCCAATTGCATGCGGCCATGAAGCAGATTGAGGCAGAAGGCAAGGGACTTTTGCTCTATATTATGCAAGAAGGCCGCGGCATTGGCCTGCTCAATAAACTCAAGGCCTATAAGCTACAAGAGCAGGGCTATGATACCGTAGAAGCTAACCTCATGCTCGGTTTTAAGGCCGACGAAAGAGATTATGGTATTGGGGCGCAAATTCTTAGAGAGCTAAAAATCAGTAAGATGCGCCTAATGACTAACAACCCCACCAAGCGCATTGGCCTAATTGGTTACGGTCTAGAAATCGTAGAAAATGTAGAGCTAGAAATTGAGCCCAATGAGCACAATGAGTTCTATCTCTTTACCAAAAGAGACAAAATGGGCCATTCTATTCTAGAGAAGAAGAAGTCTTAG